A window of Desulfobulbus oralis genomic DNA:
CGGCCTTCTCCGTCATCACCCACCGGCTGTACAACCCAGAGGGCCTGACCAGGTACAACATCGTGCCGGGTCTCATCGGCGTGATTCTGACGCTCACCACCGTGATGATGACCGGTCTTGCCGTGACCCGGGAACGGGAGCACGGCACCATGGAAAACCTGCTGGCCTCGCCGCTCAGTCCGCTGGAAATCATGACCGGCAAGATTGCGCCCTATATTCTGATTGCCCACATTCAGGTGTTTATCATCCTGGCGCTGGCCAGGCTGCTCTTCCAGGTGCCCTTTCTGGGCAACCCGCTGGCGCTCTACGTGGCCTCGCTCCTCTTTATCGCGGGCAACCTCATCGTGGGCGTGGCACTGTCCTCCTTTGCGCGCAACCAGTTGCAGGCCATGCAAATGACCATGTTCTATTTTCTGCCAAACATGATGCTCTCCGGCTTCATGTTCCCCTTTGCCGGCATGCCCGGCTGGGCGCAGGCCATTGGCAGCCTGCTGCCGCTCACCCACTTCAACCGGGCGGTACGCGGCATTCTGCTGAAGGGTAACGGCTGGAGCGAACTCTGGCCGCAGATCTGGCCCGTGGCAGTCTTCTGTGTGGTGGTGATGGGCCTTTCGGCGCGGTTTTTCAAGAGAACGCTGGATTAACCGAAACGAAAATCCTTATCAGAGATAAAAAGTCCTGAAGGCACGCGGAGCCCGGCAGCCGGCGGCGCAGAACGGGGCACAGGTCCGGCCGGAATCCGGATGTCTTTCGGACAGGTCCACCGATCAGAGCGTGATGTCAGCGTATTGGGCATTGCTGGCCCGGAGCAGGTCATCCGGCGCCAGCTCGATCTGCGAGCCGGGTCGGCCGCCGCTGACCACGATGCGGGGGAGCGCCTGTGCCTTGGCGGAAATTCGGGTGACCAGGGGCTTTTTCATGCCCACTGCTGTGCAGCCGCCACGGATATAGCCGGTGACCCTGGTCAGATCCGTGATGCGCAGCATGGCCAGCGCCTTCACACCGACGCTTTTTGCGGCTTTTTTCATGTCCAGTTCCTCGGCCACCGGCAGCACGAACACATAGTGATTCCGGTCAGCCCCCTCGGTGACCAGCGTTTTGAACACCCTTTCCCGCGGCAGGCCCAGCAGATCAGCCACCTGCATGCCGTCTTTGAACTCGGCGCACTCGTATTCGTGCTGCCGGTAGGCAATCTTCAGGCGCTCCAAAAGCCGCATGGCATTGGTCTTGACTTCCTTTTTGGCCATAGCCTTTCCTCGTTTCAGGTACCGGCAAGCCGGCCGCAACGGAGAGCGGAAACGGCCGTCGCCACAGGTGCAGGCGGCACGGTGGCCGGTGTGGCCAGCGCATCCGGCCTGCAGAGAGCTACACATCCTGCTGGCCGGCTTCACTTGCCGAACCCGGCCAGTCCTTTTCCGCCTCGCCCAGGTCTTTCAGCACGAGGGTCGGCTGGTACTGTTCTTTGGCCACATCCTCTAAGGTGGCTTCCCCGCTCAAAACCAGGATGGAGTCGATGCCGGCGTTGCGGGCGAGCTGCATGTCGGTGGTGAGCCGGTCGCCCACCATGAGCATTTCCGCCTTGCGATAGCGGGCCAGCAGCGGGGCCAGCACCTGGGGATCCGGCTTGCCGAAAATGAACTGGGGTTGCCTGCCGGTGGCGCTTGCAAAGAGGGCAATGAAGCTGCCCACGTCCGGGAGCGGGCCTTCGGGTGAGGGGCAGACCAGGTCTGGATGCGTGGCCAGAAAGAGCACCTGGGGCTTTTGCAGGAGCAGCGCCGCGCGCGCGATCCTGTGGTAGCTCAGCTCGGTGTCGTAGGCCAGCACCACGGCCTGGGCGCCTGCCTCGGCAAATTCCAGTTCCGGCATGCACTCGTGCAGATAACCCTGAAACTCCGTGTTGCCGACCGGATACAGGCATCCGATTTTCCGGGCACGCAGAAAATCCACCAGCGGCCTGACCGGCGAGAGCAACCGGGAGAGCGTGGCCGGAATGCCCATGAGGTTCAGCCGCGCCACATAGCTGCGGGGCGATTTCGAGGTGTTGTTGCTCAGAAAATAAAAGTCCAGATCCTGCCAGTGCCGCCGGATGAAGGCCACCGCGCCGGCAATCGGCAGATGGCCCAGGTAGACGGTGCCGTCCATGTCCAGCACCACGCAGCGTTTTCCGCTCCAGTCCATAGTGCACCCTGTTCCGCAAAATGATGGCTTTTGGCCGCCGCTCTGGTATAGCTCAGGCGGCACCGTTTCGCCACCCATACCTTCAGGAACCTGTCCATGACCCCGCTTCGTTTTGTGATCCTGTTTCTGCCGCCGCTCTGGCTGATGGCCCACGTGCTGGGCTGGAGGGGTCTGCGCTGGCCCCTGCGCCTGCTTGCGGCCCTGGCCCTGGTGCTGGTTTCGCAGGCCCATGCCATTGACGGCTGGCTCTTTCAAAGTATTGCCGGGCCGGACATGCCGGCCTGGCTGCTCATGCCGCAGCTCTGGCTCTACACGGCCATGCTGCTGCTCTTCTGCTGCACGTTCTTTTGGGACACGCTCTGGCTGCTGCGCCGGCTCTTCAGGCAAGCGGCCGTGCAGACCAGGGCCGACTTTGCGCCCGATCGCCGCCGCATCCTGCGCCGGGGCGGGGCGCTGGCCCTCTCTCTGGGCGCTTCGGCTGTGGGTATGGCGCAGGGGCTGGCGCTGCCCAAAGTCCGGGAACTGAGCCTGGCCCTGCCCGACCTGCCGCCGGATTTGGCGGGGCTCCGCATCGCGCATCTGGCCGATCTGCACATCGGCCCCCTGACGAGCAGGGAATGGGTGCGGGAGGTGGCAGCCCTGACCATGCGGCTCCGGCCCGATCTCGTCTGCCTGAGCGGCGACCTCAGCGATGGCCGGCCGGAATATCGGGCGGCAGATGGCGGCAGCCGGGCCCGGGCCTTCTCCGAGCTGGCCGCGCTCAGGGCCGAATACGGCGTCTTCGCCTGCACCGGCAATCACGAGTATTACAGCGATTATCCGGGCTGGATGGCGCTCTACGCCCGGAGCGGCATCCGGGTTCTGCATAACGAAGCCGTGCTGCTGCCGCGGGGTGCGGCCAGGCTGGTGCTTTTGGGGCTCGACGACCGCACTGGCGGCCGTTTCGGCCATCCGGTGGCAACAGATGTGCCGGCGCTTTTGGCGGGTCTGCCAGGCCGGGCGGACAATGCCTGCCGCCTGGTCATGGCCCACCGGCCGAACACGGCCATGCTGAACGCCCAGGCCGGCGCGGATATGCAGCTTTCCGGCCATACCCACGGCGGCCAGTGCCTGGGCATGGACAGGATCGTGGCCCACTACAACCAGGGCCTGGTGCGCGGCTGGTACAGGGTTGCCGGCATGCCGCTTTACGTGTCGAACGGCGCGGGGCTGTGGTCGGGCTACCCGCTGAGGCTGGGGGTACCGGCGGAAATCGAGCTGATCACCCTGCAAAGGGGCCAGGCCACGGTGATGCCCGAGCTTTGAGCCCGTGCCGGGACAGGGCGCTTTCCTGTTTCCAGAGCGGCCATGCGGATACAGAGCGGGCCTTTGCCCGGAGCTTCAGGCGTAGCCGTAGCGCCCGCGCAGGTGGAGGAAGCAGGGGAGGCTCACTGCCAGCGAGGCCAGTTCCGCCATGGTCCAGGCGCACCACAGGCCGTCCAGCCCGAAGAGCAGGGGCATGATAACCAGGCTCAGCGTGCCGAAGACGAACATGCGGAGCAGGGCGATCAGGGCTGAAACCCTGCCGTTGTTCAAAGCGGTAAAGAGTGAGGAAGCGAAGACGTTTGCCCAGAGGAGCAGGAAGGCCGGCGCGAAGAGGCGGATCGCCCGGGTGCTCAACTGGCAGAGTGCCGGGTCGTAGCCGGTGAAGGCCCGCGCCACCGGCCCGGCGGCCCAGGCGCAGAAGAGCGCGACGAAAAGCCCTGCGCCTGCGTTCAGAACGAGGCTTTTGGCACAAAGGTTTTTCAGTTCGTCCCGCCTGCCCGCGCCGAAGTTGTAGCTGAAGAGCGGGGCAACGCCAATGGCGTAACCGGCAAAGATCGTGGAAAAGACAAAGGAGACATAGAGCAGAATCCCAAAGGCCGCGACCCCATTTTCCCCGGCCAGCCTGAGGAGCTGGTAGTTGTAGAGCACAATCAGGTAGGAAAAGGCGATATTGTTGAGGAATTCCGAGGCGCCGTTGCCACAGGCCCTCCCGAGCACCCTGGCCGAAAATCCGGGCCGGGTCAGCCGCAACAGGCTTGTGTTTTTCCGGGCGAAGTAGAGGAGCGGCAGGCCCCCGCCAATGCATTCACTGATGGCGGTGGCCAGGGCCGCGCCCGTCAGGCCCCAGCCCAGCAGGGCCACCAGCAGGGCGTCCAGCAGCATGTTCGTGCAGCCGGCCGCCACCGTGACGGCCAGCCCCAGCTTGGGTTTTTCCGCGGTGACGAAGAAGGTTTGAAACAAAAACTGGAGCATGAAAAAGGGCAGGCTCAGCAGGCAGATGCGGCCATACACGAGGCTGCCTGCCAGCAGTTCGCCTTCCGCGCCCAGAAGCCGGGCGAGCGGCCCGATGACGGCCTCGCCCGCCAGGGCCAGGAGCGCCCCGCCCCCGAGCGCCACATACACGAAGAGGGAAAAGCTCCTCTGGGCCTCCGCTGCCCTGCCTTCGCCCAGGAGCTTGCCCACGATCGCTGCCCCACCCGTGCCCAGCATGAAGCCGATGGCACCCAGCATGCCCAGAAGCGGCACGATCAGCGTCATGGCCGCGAGGGCGCTCTTGCCGGCAAAATTGGAAACAAAGTAGCCGTCCACCACGCTGTAGATGGAGGTGAAGAGCATCATGGCAATGGCGGGGCAGGTAAAGCGGAGCAGGCGCTTGTAGCTGAACTGATCGGAAAGCCGGATGGTCATGGGTCTGGAGCTGGAATGGATTGCGGGGGAAAGGCGGTTTTTCGTCTTCCCCGCTTGGAATCGGAGGCTTCCTACGTTAAGATAGACTGGTCTTTGTAACCTGCCTGCGGGTCGCGCGCAACCCGGTACGGCCTGCACAGGCACTTTTCCCGAGATCGAGGCGCCATGCTGGAAACTACGGTTGTCGTTATCGGCGGCGGGGCGACGGGTATGGGCACGTTGCGCGACCTGTGCATGCGCGGCATCCCGGCCATACTGGTGGAGCAGGGCGGGCTGGCTCACGGCACCAGTTCCCGCTTTCACGGCCTTCTGCACAGCGGCGGCCGCTATGCGGTCACTGACAATGCATCGGCCCGGGAATGCATTGAGGAAAACCGCATCCTTCGCCGCATCGGCCGTTTTTGCGTGGAGGGCAGCGAGGGCCTTTTCGCGCTCACGCCGGCAGACGATCCGGCCTGGGTGGAGCCCTGGGTCGCGGCCTGCGCCAGGGCGGGCATTGACGCGCAGGAGCTGGAAGTTGGAGAGGCGCTGCGGCTTGAACCCAGGCTGTCGCCGGAGATCCGCCGGGTGTTCCGGGTGCCCGATGCGGGCATAGACGGCTTCCGGCTGGTGGTGCACAACGCCATGTCGGCCAGACGCTACGGCGGCAGGGTGCTCACTTACCACGAACTCACGGCCATTCACCAGAACGGCGGCCGGATCAGCGGCGTGACCGTTTTGGACAAGCGCAGCGGCCAGAGCGTGGCCATTGCCTGCCAGGCCCTGGTCAACGCGGCCGGTTCCTGGGCAGGCCGGGTGGCGGAGCTGGCCGGGCTGCGGGTGCCCATTGCGCCCGATCGCGGCACGCTCATCGTCTTCAATCATCGCTTCGCCTCGCGGGTGCTGAACCGGCTGCACCGGGGCGCGGACGGCGACATCTTCGTGCCCCACGGCTCCATCACCATGCTGGGCACCACCTCCAGTCCGGCCACGGGGCCCTCCGACACCCGGGCCACTTCCGCAGAGGTGCTGCGTCTTCTGGACCTGGGCGAGGCCCTGTTCCCGGAGCTGCGGCTGTACCGCATTCTCCGTGCCTTTGCCGGTACGCGGCCGCTGATGGCTGCGGATGGCGCCACCGGCCGTCAGGCCAGCCGCAGCTTTCAGGTGCGGGATCACGGCGCCGATGGCCTCCTGGGCATGTTCTCCATCTTTGGCGGCAAACTCACCACCTACCGCCTGATGGCCGAAAAGGTCTGCGACCGGGTGGCAGCCTATCTGGAGCTGCAGGCCGCCTGCCGCACCGCGGAGGAAGCGCTGGTGCCGGAGCCGGCCAGGGGCGATCTCGAACGGGCAGCCCGCTATTTTCCGGTGCAGGGCCTGCAGTTGATGGTCGGCCGTCTGGGCGACGAGCTGCCGGCGGTCATCGAGCGGGCCGCGGCGAGGGCGCGGCACACGCTGCCCGGCCGGAACGCCGGGGCAGGCAATCCGCTGCTCTGCGAGTGCGAGATGGTGACGCTTGCGGAAATCGAATGCGTGGGTCGTGATGCCGCCACCCATTCGCTCACCGATATTCGCCTGCGCACACGCCTGGGCATGGGCACCTGTCAGGGCACGTTCTGTTCGGTGCGCAGCATCGGCGCCCTGGTGGATCAGGATGTGCCCCTGGACTTGTCGCCGGTGGACAATGTGCGCAGCTTTTTGCAGGAACGCTGGCGTGGGCTCAGGCCGGCCCTTTGGGGCACGCAGGCCCGGGAGCTGGAACTGGGACGCGCCGTGTATGGCTGTGTGCTGAATCTTGACGGAGTGGCGCATGCAAAGGGCAACTGAAGTGCTGGTCGTGGGTGCGGGCATGGCCGGGCTGTGCGCGGCGCTGGCCGCGGCGCAGGCAGGCAGCCGGGTGGAACTGCTGAGCAATGGCGTGGGCTCGCTGGCCATCAGCGGCGGCTCGGTGGATCTTCTGGGCGCAGTGGGCGGAGACCCTGTGGACCTGCCCTGGACTGCCATGGCCATGTTGCCGCCGGAGCATCCCTACCGGCTTTTGGGCCGGGAGCGGGTGGCGGAAGCACTTGCGGCCCTGCAGGCCTGCACGGCCCGGCAGGGTCTGCCCCTGCATAACGCCACCCTGGACGGCGAGCCCTGCAATACCTGGCTGCCTACCGTCATGGGCACGCTCAGGCCCAGCTATCTGGTGCCCGCGGCCCTCAATCCGGAGGCGCTGGCCGGGGCGCATCGCGTGGTGGTGGCCAGTGTCGAGGGCCTGCGCGACTGCCAGCCGGCCCTGGTCATCCGCCAGCTCAGGGAACAGCCCCGCTGGCGCGGACGGGACTTCGTGCCGGTCAAGCTGGCCTCCCCGGAATGCGACAGCGGAGAGCGCAGTCTGAATGCGCTGGATCTGGCCCGGATGCTGGATCGGCCCGAGGGCCGGAACTGGCTGGTGCAGGCGCTTCTGCCCCATGTCGGCCGTGCCGATCTGCTGCTCCTGCCGCCTGTCCTGGGCAGCCGGGCCGATGCCTCGATCTGGCGGCATGTGAGCGAAGCCCTGCACTGTCCGCTGGTCGAGATGGCCAGCATTCCGCCCGGGGTGGGCGGTCTCAGGCTTCGGGATGCCCTTTTGCGCGAGCTGGGCGGATACGAATTCGGCATGGTGGAAAATACCGAAATCCTCCGCGCTGAAAGCGATGCCGGTCATTGCCGGGCTCTGGTCGCCGGCAATGTGGACGGCGAGAGCCGCTATGAGGCCCGGGCCTTTGTGCTGGCAACCGGCGGCATTTTGAGCGGCGGCCTGCAACTGGATCCGGGCCGGGCCCGGGAAAGCGTGCTGGGCATCGACATTCCGGTGCCTGCCGAAGTCGAGGCCCTGTCCGAAGCGGATATTTTCGGCCCGCACCGCTTCTCGCGCCTGGGCGTCACGGTGAATGGACGGATGCAGCCTGTACAGCCCCAGGATGCGGCCGGCCGGCCGCTCTGGGACAATGTCTTCTTTGCCGGGCGGACTGTGGGCGGCTATGATTTCGCCCTTGAAAAAAGCGGCCACGGCGTGGCCTGTGCGACCGGCTGGCAGGCCGGACTCTGCGCGGCCCGGCTGGCGCAGGAGGCCGGCAAGACGGCTGGCGCCGTCATGAGCGGGGTGCGGATATGAGCGTGCAGATCAACCCTGACCAATGCATTGCTTGCACCACCTGTCTGGTGCAGTGCCCGGTGGCAGAGGCGACCCCGAAGTTTCCGGGCCCACGCATGATAGGCCCGGCCTACGAGCGCTTCCGCCGCATGGGGCTCGAGGAAGACCCCTCGCTGCAGTATTGCACCAACTGCAAGAACTGCGACATCTCCTGTCCGCAGGGCGTGCCGGTGGCCAATATCAATATGCTGGCCCGGCTGGCGCAGTGCGAAAAAAAGCGGCCCGGCCTGCGTGAGTGGGTGCTGGCCCATGGCGACAAGGAGGCCCGGCTCCTGAGCCTTGTGCCGGCCTGGCTGAAAAATCTGGGCATGAACAATCCCCTGACCCGTGCCGTGCTGGACCGGCTGGGCATTGCCCGTCAGGCCACGCTCCCGGCCTATGCCGCCCAGAGCTTCCGCAGGCAGGCAGCGGCGCTGAGCCAGCCCGAGCTGCCGCGTCAGGTCGTGCTGTTCTCCGGCTGTTATATGGACATCTACGACCCGGCCACCGGGCTGGATCTGGTCTGGCTGCTGAACCGGGCAGGTTTCAGGGTGATCGTGCCCAGGGGGCTGGTTTGCTGCGGTCTGCCGCTCATTGCCAACGGTTTTCAGGCCGAGGCGCGGGCCAATGCGGTCAGGAATATGGCCGAACTCGCCCGCTGGCAGCAGCAGGGCCTGCCGCTCCTCACCATCTGCCCGAGCTGCCGCCTGATGTTTCGCGCCGAACTGCCGCTGTTCTTTCCGGAGCTGGAGGCGCAGTACGGTCCTCTGCCCGTGCAGGATGCCTGCGCCTTCCTTCTGGACTGCGTGGACTCCGGCCTGCTGCAGGCGCCGGAAACCGGGGAAGCGGCGCGGAGCATCATCTATCACGCGCCCTGCCATCTGCGTGCCCAGGGTTGCGGTCTGCCGGGGCTGAGCCTGCTCCGGCGTCTGGGCTTCAAGGCGGAGAATGCCGATGCCGGCTGCTGCGGCCTCTGCGGCAGCTACGGCTTCAAGAAGGAAAAATATGCCATCAGCCAGCAGATCGGCGAGCGGCTCTTTGCCCGGGTGCGTGCCAGCGGGGCGGAATGTGCGGCCAGCGAATGCGGCACCTGCCGGCTGCAGATCACCCACGGCAGCGGTCTGCCCTGCCCACACCCCCTGAGCCTCGTCCGCCAGCGACTGTCCGGTTTGCACTAACGGGCTGTTATACATCAGGGCCTGCCAGTGGGCAGCAGGGGGGTATGCTGGCGAGAGCTTAAGATTCCTCTAACATACTTTGTGAGGGATGTTATGTCGCTCTGTGTTTCTTCCGGTTTGTACGCTCTTTTTTCTTCTTCTCCATCCTTTTTCCGGAATGGCCCGGGCACAGAGCCTGCCCTGGCCCGGCTGCCAGCCAGACCTGCGGCGGGCAGATGTCCGGGCTGGGCTCTTTTCACTCTTCTTCTGCTGACGCTGTGTTGCGCTCTGGCTTTGCCACCCATGGCGCAGGCCGGGGAGAAGCAGGCCAAAGTCAAACCGCGCGTGAAGTATTATCAGGTCGAAGATACCGGCTGGAACGTATGCCGGGACATGGTGAAGAATCTGAACAAGCTGCAACCTTCACGAGTCTCGTTTTGGTGCAAGCTGCGTTTTCATCCGGATATGCCGCAATTCAGCGAACCTGACTGGGAAGAGCTGAAGATAGAAAACAACCTGCAGATGATTTACGACCTGGAGCACGAGTGGAATAGAACATCTGATCAACACCCGTCGTTTGCGGAATGGCAGGCGCAATATATTCACGATATGCGGGCTGGCTATAGAGAGCTGCGAGGAATTTACGGCGGCAGGCCATGGCACTGCCGTTCCCCTTTCCGTCCATGCCTGCGCAGGGCAAAAGTGCGTTTTGAGCAAAATGGTCCATTGGTCACGGTAGTGTCTTATACCTATCGGTCTTTGGCTGAACAGGAAAGTTTTTGCGAGACGCTCTACACGACTTGTTCGTATGATTTTTTGCATATGGATCGTGAGCCTTACCGACGGGATTATGCCAACTGTGTGGCAGCTGTGGAAAAAAAATTTGGTTTTGTTGATGGTCTTTGGGCTCCTCTCGGCATGCCATACGGGAATCCTACCGGGTTGGTAGAAGATTCTCTTTATGTGCATGTGCCTGTAAACGAATTTAATCCGCACGAATCTTATGAGGCTATACCAAATGATGAGAATAGCAGAAGATTTCCAAGCCAATGTGACGGGCGTCAACTCTTTTTATATAAAGGCCGGGCATTTTCCATATCCAAAAACCGTACAATTTGCCGGATGAATGACCATATGTTTAAAGATATTTGTGCAATTACTGGCGAAGAAGTACTCCAACCATGACGCCGGAGGTAAATCATGGCAATTAATGAACGCATTTTGACAGATCAGCAGTATCAGGATCTTCGTTATGCCCTGATAAGAACCCGTTAAAAACTTCGTAAGGCAGAGGGGTACCCACTGCTTCTGCGTTACCTGGAATTTGAAAATCCTGGAGCATGGAACCTGAAATATAGTCTTGCAACGGGCTGATAGGTTAACGAATCAATAATTGCAGTAAAAACAAACCATTATATTCTCTGCATCCTTTTTCCGGGAGGGGCGACATGGCTGTCTGTGTGGTCGATCATCCTCTTGTGCGCCATAAGCTGGGCATCCTGCGTATGGCGTCCACTGCCACCCACGAATTCCGCCCCGTGGCCAATGAGCTGGCCCGCCTCCTGATTTATGAAGCCACCAGCGAGTCACCAGCTTGTCCGCTGCAATTACTCCCGGATGCATCAGCATTTCCACAGCCACCCATTGGGTGACACGCCGCACCACCATAACGAATAGGTTCTTTTAGG
This region includes:
- a CDS encoding ABC transporter permease — encoded protein: MTGFSFTRWWGVVIKECLQLRRDRLTFAFIVGVPVMQLLLFGYAINSDPKHLPTALILGENSAFARSFEAALKNSDYFRVITRLDEATARRALKLGEVQFVVNIPAGFSRRLLRGERPSILVEADAADPTATSGALGTLQGLALAVARRELTGPLAPLRGQAPAFSVITHRLYNPEGLTRYNIVPGLIGVILTLTTVMMTGLAVTREREHGTMENLLASPLSPLEIMTGKIAPYILIAHIQVFIILALARLLFQVPFLGNPLALYVASLLFIAGNLIVGVALSSFARNQLQAMQMTMFYFLPNMMLSGFMFPFAGMPGWAQAIGSLLPLTHFNRAVRGILLKGNGWSELWPQIWPVAVFCVVVMGLSARFFKRTLD
- the ybaK gene encoding Cys-tRNA(Pro) deacylase: MAKKEVKTNAMRLLERLKIAYRQHEYECAEFKDGMQVADLLGLPRERVFKTLVTEGADRNHYVFVLPVAEELDMKKAAKSVGVKALAMLRITDLTRVTGYIRGGCTAVGMKKPLVTRISAKAQALPRIVVSGGRPGSQIELAPDDLLRASNAQYADITL
- a CDS encoding HAD-IIA family hydrolase gives rise to the protein MDWSGKRCVVLDMDGTVYLGHLPIAGAVAFIRRHWQDLDFYFLSNNTSKSPRSYVARLNLMGIPATLSRLLSPVRPLVDFLRARKIGCLYPVGNTEFQGYLHECMPELEFAEAGAQAVVLAYDTELSYHRIARAALLLQKPQVLFLATHPDLVCPSPEGPLPDVGSFIALFASATGRQPQFIFGKPDPQVLAPLLARYRKAEMLMVGDRLTTDMQLARNAGIDSILVLSGEATLEDVAKEQYQPTLVLKDLGEAEKDWPGSASEAGQQDV
- a CDS encoding metallophosphoesterase; the protein is MTPLRFVILFLPPLWLMAHVLGWRGLRWPLRLLAALALVLVSQAHAIDGWLFQSIAGPDMPAWLLMPQLWLYTAMLLLFCCTFFWDTLWLLRRLFRQAAVQTRADFAPDRRRILRRGGALALSLGASAVGMAQGLALPKVRELSLALPDLPPDLAGLRIAHLADLHIGPLTSREWVREVAALTMRLRPDLVCLSGDLSDGRPEYRAADGGSRARAFSELAALRAEYGVFACTGNHEYYSDYPGWMALYARSGIRVLHNEAVLLPRGAARLVLLGLDDRTGGRFGHPVATDVPALLAGLPGRADNACRLVMAHRPNTAMLNAQAGADMQLSGHTHGGQCLGMDRIVAHYNQGLVRGWYRVAGMPLYVSNGAGLWSGYPLRLGVPAEIELITLQRGQATVMPEL
- a CDS encoding MATE family efflux transporter gives rise to the protein MTIRLSDQFSYKRLLRFTCPAIAMMLFTSIYSVVDGYFVSNFAGKSALAAMTLIVPLLGMLGAIGFMLGTGGAAIVGKLLGEGRAAEAQRSFSLFVYVALGGGALLALAGEAVIGPLARLLGAEGELLAGSLVYGRICLLSLPFFMLQFLFQTFFVTAEKPKLGLAVTVAAGCTNMLLDALLVALLGWGLTGAALATAISECIGGGLPLLYFARKNTSLLRLTRPGFSARVLGRACGNGASEFLNNIAFSYLIVLYNYQLLRLAGENGVAAFGILLYVSFVFSTIFAGYAIGVAPLFSYNFGAGRRDELKNLCAKSLVLNAGAGLFVALFCAWAAGPVARAFTGYDPALCQLSTRAIRLFAPAFLLLWANVFASSLFTALNNGRVSALIALLRMFVFGTLSLVIMPLLFGLDGLWCAWTMAELASLAVSLPCFLHLRGRYGYA
- the glpA gene encoding anaerobic glycerol-3-phosphate dehydrogenase subunit GlpA gives rise to the protein MLETTVVVIGGGATGMGTLRDLCMRGIPAILVEQGGLAHGTSSRFHGLLHSGGRYAVTDNASARECIEENRILRRIGRFCVEGSEGLFALTPADDPAWVEPWVAACARAGIDAQELEVGEALRLEPRLSPEIRRVFRVPDAGIDGFRLVVHNAMSARRYGGRVLTYHELTAIHQNGGRISGVTVLDKRSGQSVAIACQALVNAAGSWAGRVAELAGLRVPIAPDRGTLIVFNHRFASRVLNRLHRGADGDIFVPHGSITMLGTTSSPATGPSDTRATSAEVLRLLDLGEALFPELRLYRILRAFAGTRPLMAADGATGRQASRSFQVRDHGADGLLGMFSIFGGKLTTYRLMAEKVCDRVAAYLELQAACRTAEEALVPEPARGDLERAARYFPVQGLQLMVGRLGDELPAVIERAAARARHTLPGRNAGAGNPLLCECEMVTLAEIECVGRDAATHSLTDIRLRTRLGMGTCQGTFCSVRSIGALVDQDVPLDLSPVDNVRSFLQERWRGLRPALWGTQARELELGRAVYGCVLNLDGVAHAKGN
- the glpB gene encoding anaerobic glycerol-3-phosphate dehydrogenase subunit GlpB, with translation MQRATEVLVVGAGMAGLCAALAAAQAGSRVELLSNGVGSLAISGGSVDLLGAVGGDPVDLPWTAMAMLPPEHPYRLLGRERVAEALAALQACTARQGLPLHNATLDGEPCNTWLPTVMGTLRPSYLVPAALNPEALAGAHRVVVASVEGLRDCQPALVIRQLREQPRWRGRDFVPVKLASPECDSGERSLNALDLARMLDRPEGRNWLVQALLPHVGRADLLLLPPVLGSRADASIWRHVSEALHCPLVEMASIPPGVGGLRLRDALLRELGGYEFGMVENTEILRAESDAGHCRALVAGNVDGESRYEARAFVLATGGILSGGLQLDPGRARESVLGIDIPVPAEVEALSEADIFGPHRFSRLGVTVNGRMQPVQPQDAAGRPLWDNVFFAGRTVGGYDFALEKSGHGVACATGWQAGLCAARLAQEAGKTAGAVMSGVRI
- a CDS encoding anaerobic glycerol-3-phosphate dehydrogenase subunit C; the protein is MSVQINPDQCIACTTCLVQCPVAEATPKFPGPRMIGPAYERFRRMGLEEDPSLQYCTNCKNCDISCPQGVPVANINMLARLAQCEKKRPGLREWVLAHGDKEARLLSLVPAWLKNLGMNNPLTRAVLDRLGIARQATLPAYAAQSFRRQAAALSQPELPRQVVLFSGCYMDIYDPATGLDLVWLLNRAGFRVIVPRGLVCCGLPLIANGFQAEARANAVRNMAELARWQQQGLPLLTICPSCRLMFRAELPLFFPELEAQYGPLPVQDACAFLLDCVDSGLLQAPETGEAARSIIYHAPCHLRAQGCGLPGLSLLRRLGFKAENADAGCCGLCGSYGFKKEKYAISQQIGERLFARVRASGAECAASECGTCRLQITHGSGLPCPHPLSLVRQRLSGLH